A part of Penaeus vannamei isolate JL-2024 chromosome 1, ASM4276789v1, whole genome shotgun sequence genomic DNA contains:
- the LOC113818173 gene encoding uncharacterized protein, with translation MEKSDYIAPRITGCLMKDGTFVSLETSLKSTQMEDKLFQDSLEDRHSLTSTDFSSQSSEEEEERREEPAKRDPAETSSAAIGSLDSRVQETLGELQKIGEPVDYVQRYSRSPGEPLQLEESWKKLEDAESLLQFSIDSVKTK, from the coding sequence ATGGAGAAATCCGATTACATTGCACCCAGGATCACGGGTTGTCTCATGAAGGACGGGACTTTTGTGAGCCTCGAGACGTCGCTGAAGTCAACTCAGATGGAAGACAAATTATTCCAAGACAGCCTCGAAGACAGACACTCCCTTACGTCCACCGACTTCAGTTCTCAGTctagcgaggaagaggaagagcggagagaggaacCAGCAAAACGAGACCCTGCGGAGACCTCCTCGGCCGCCATCGGTAGTTTGGACAGCCGCGTCCAGGAGACTCTCGGGGAACTGCAGAAGATCGGCGAACCTGTAGACTATGTCCAGAGATACAGTCGGTCTCCCGGCGAGCCTCTGCAGCTGGAGGAGTCGTGGAAGAAGCTCGAGGATGCCGAGTCGCTCCTGCAGTTCTCCATCGACTCGGTCAAAACGAAGTGA
- the LOC113818174 gene encoding uncharacterized protein produces MMSQASTEVSLSSDTEVGARDLRGDNADPGVQDTLGEQGVGVGDGGANIAGGDNANEDLLRRHDYFMTCDNLASVTLVPAELAPEAAGRHTAGDTPDVRITAEASECHGDALSTSQTACGPTGARGGRTREVWEAAPRAGERGGGRAPEASEGKWEVQFVGRQSGETCGGDRMGLCNTGSDECNNIWTQSKCRRPTSMPVCLLSVDVPGLDAAPSDPSSPEEFFDAPDELFPGAEGLSGSRTRENCEDFDDFKDALDTQPKDFLEKEKYIGTREIVTNSVIDRKRSAFVLNEVNTHCESCNSKTDSESDAETDAFGVQGRLQDSTGGEVSGLRAPTTRAELEECHFDCHQPPATCVSQNNNLIDTSAKNVTYSNDCTTRLTAGDTCAAASPNTDTSIKEHHESPAWKQLDRFQSSSDETGRNSQTSASVDSASECLANTTSMDENNTISKKYLTIDRKSPSVKGMEEPATTRPGRLPKAVFLESQKEKSEPFFGNLKPSGFRLRDKFVQFHERPESSLNEETRKIVKMLENDKACRVPRFNIGLQDRLQTLMQRTECKRPNYKRPKFCSTLVKTIVKKTTDRIESHTDSFEDFIRQRKEPVQTNHMNQTVGSFDDNKENLRISENGDINQYKDKENQDVTDSVTSNLTEQNEIFPITHTRMTFSGRTWSPNRQAPDKNNSKNAELSSTIQQTNSTSANEVISHPPLNTETQYKNDRFVNSEHKSTDRHHPTLQGLDVHVHSGAKQRSQGGEPMDIHSEKELEYYKRSVVFEQRTIGAREGGNKPTLTTEMVSGTKTDQICGETFHSDFVCKIADRDVHSGYVNETESYIQSEGLSETGDVKRYSNTLGMDGTVTNCTGVDIKNKTINSNHQSANGHAYTTWADERSGTETVINNTTDDSILPKQKSTKGEVESALTSESETEPSSLEKIATRGAEGTDHQNQPTVAERQYNTILDSSIPVRPSTLDIPPATGLQTHTDILAPPCPLSLPDSSNSTADLYIKTNPPSSTGQPTMDKIANPANCQPSYDNYKRDSLAHEAGHIKPKPKPSSKISQQSDSRQSIDLKQHIASLNKVSSKLMNKVKDRRSEQPDYRASLSTTLKVALTQAVAPSPAGIERPGLKKGKSKVEQKRRRPKTKKQDPQTETPSARVSPELQSESSSSVISPEPPGFTYDEISQEIGGMTSPVDSTTGYELDTLSPSSEEPVTLGSFSSDELESPSPPESPTPEVPVVTGTKTCSALPVDSTIPRKAAAKTGSVIPMAKMDEPEILNLDKQIIIPKNTESELRTPVPNATKSSLLVSDPTRPAVKTTPSIGGRAVVTDHKPISSDTYTSPASPASERVPENSTDSPAWQRRKTFMTYESESSVKEDPQKRWNEAAILQLKTKNMVLRHCTNSIFPLPLTRGRRDTARKLWTQAAKPAVVKEPPKPAVVQPKLTQGEESPHGKRRSSLLGERRDSSHKVRRKQSNGKKPLEDLTVHLISKSNADNQRPPCSKQSSFEDLPPLPPCSEQNGPRQSLPHSRRESREKNLRSRQGSVAEFYKGSRRSSRERRSSSRLNSRRGSVDRTHVGSRRGTKASFTENLLRKCLEVALDKCELEEMEVTDEVPREKGPRYHDSLDKSLSRAVVRNNIEKVRELLEHGANPNISTGHVPALLRAARDGALYVVQALLRAGADVDARSEQGNSALHEAARVGHNEVVICLVYSNAHVDAINRNGVTPLQTALSYGQVEVVQTLIRFNADVYLKNKVGESALTIAEHLGYVGLTGSPAELRRSSGPGTCAPVVQMEVPVSVQLILGLEEGCPLTVENCLSQGASCNTLVPLALHWPAYATVLHRAAHHGDDLIARLLLQSGADVNARDVVGNTPLHAAAQAGHNRVVKLLLAHGADLEATSRSGMTPLHRAASKGKELTCNLLMRRGANTQAEDSEGRTPADWATRRGFKSVARKLGHRRRSSSGLMEEQQHKAYIKYLDELYKATQLESSRASPSPEPAPA; encoded by the coding sequence ATGATGAGCCAAGCGTCCACGGAGGTCAGCCTCTCGAGTGATACAGAAGTGGGCGCAAGGGACCTTCGGGGAGACAACGCAGACCCGGGGGTTCAGGATACCCTTGGCGAGCAGGGTGTTGGAGTGGGGGATGGTGGTGCAAATATAGCCGGGGGCGATAACGCAAATGAAGATCTCCTTAGACGCCATGATTACTTCATGACGTGTGACAACCTCGCCTCCGTCACTCTGGTCCCCGCCGAGCTCGCGCCCGAAGCTGCTGGCCGACATACCGCGGGTGACACGCCCGACGTCAGGATTACCGCCGAAGCCTCGGAGTGTCACGGCGACGCCCTCTCCACTTCGCAGACCGCCTGCGGCCCCACAGGTGCTCGCGGGGGCCGAACGCGTGAGGTCTGGGAGGCTGCTCCTCGTGCGGGCGAGCGAGGGGGCGGCCGCGCCCCCGAGGCgagtgaggggaagtgggaagtgcAGTTCGTCGGAAGGCAATCTGGCGAGACGTGTGGCGGTGATCGGATGGGATTATGCAACACAGGCAGTGATGAGTGCAACAATATATGGACTCAGAGCAAGTGCCGTCGACCCACGTCCATGCCCGTCTGCCTCTTGAGCGTCGACGTCCCCGGCCTCGACGCTGCGCCCAGCGATCCGTCAAGCCCCGAGGAGTTTTTCGACGCCCCCGACGAGCTGTTTCCCGGGGCAGAAGGGCTCTCTGGTTCGCGCACTCGAGAAAACTGCGAGGATTTCGACGATTTCAAAGATGCTCTCGATACGCAGCCAAAGGACtttttagaaaaggaaaaatacattgGTACGCGAGAAATTGTGACCAATTCTGTGATAGACAGGAAAAGAAGTGCATTTGTACTAAACGAAGTGAACACTCATTGTGAAAGCTGCAACTCCAAGACAGACAGCGAGTCCGATGCTGAGACCGACGCCTTTGGTGTTCAAGGACGCTTACAGGATTCCACAGGTGGTGAGGTAAGTGGGCTCAGAGCGCCAACGACACGGGCGGAGCTGGAAGAGTGCCATTTCGACTGCCACCAACCCCCGGCCACATGCGTTAGTCAAAACAATAATTTGATAGATACTTCTGCCAAAAATGTGACATATTCAAATGACTGCACAACAAGGCTTACGGCGGGGGACACCTGTGCCGCCGCTTCACCGAATACGGACACTTCTATAAAGGAACACCATGAATCACCCGCGTGGAAACAGCTGGACAGATTTCAAAGTTCCTCTGATGAAACGGGTCGCAACTCTCAGACATCTGCTTCAGTTGACTCTGCTTCCGAATGCTTAGCAAATACTACAAGTATGGACGAAAACAACACAATTAGCAAGAAATATCTGACTATAGACCGAAAGAGTCCCAGTGTAAAAGGCATGGAGGAGCCCGCTACCACTCGACCCGGACGGCTACCGAAAGCGGTCTTTCTAGAAAGCCAAAAGGAGAAGAGTGAACCCTTCTTCGGGAACCTCAAGCCGTCGGGGTTCAGACTACGAGATAAATTCGTTCAGTTCCACGAGCGTCCTGAGAGTTCCCTGAATGAGGAGACGCGCAAGATAGTGAAGATGTTGGAAAACGACAAAGCTTGCAGAGTTCCGCGATTCAACATAGGTTTGCAGGACCGTTTGCAGACCCTGATGCAACGGACGGAATGCAAGCGACCCAACTACAAGAGACCGAAATTCTGTAGCACGCTTGTCAAAACCATTGTGAAGAAAACCACGGACAGGATCGAATCACACACGGACTCCTTTGAGGACTTCATCAGACAGCGCAAAGAACCTGTTCAGACGAACCACATGAATCAGACTGTTGGTTcttttgatgataataaggaaaatttgCGCATCAGCGAAAACGGTGATATCAACcaatataaagacaaagagaaccaAGACGTTACAGATTCCGTCACATCGAATTTAACAGAACAAAATGAAATCTTTCCGATAACTCATACGAGAATGACCTTTAGTGGTAGAACCTGGTCTCCTAACAGACAAGCGCcagataagaacaatagtaaaaaCGCAGAACTGTCATCGACAATCCAGCAAACAAATTCTACCAGTGCAAACGAGGTCATCAGTCACCCGCCTTTGAATACAGAAACCCAATATAAGAACGACAGATTTGTCAATAGTGAACACAAATCGACGGATCGCCATCACCCCACACTACAGGGCCTGGATGTCCATGTTCATTCAGGAGCTAAACAAAGGAGCCAAGGTGGCGAACCCATGGACATTCATTCAGAAAAGGAGTTAGAATATTACAAGCGTTCTGTTGTATTTGAACAAAGGACAATTGgtgcgagagaaggaggaaataaaccGACTCTCACGACAGAGATGGTAAGTGGAACGAAAACAGATCAAATTTGCGGTGAAACTTTTCATAGTGATTTCGTGTGTAAAATAGCAGACAGAGACGTACATTCAGGTTATGTAAACGAGACTGAGAGTTATATTCAGTCTGAGGGTCTAAGTGAAACGGGTGATGTTAAAAGATATTCAAATACTTTAGGAATGGATGGAACAGTAACAAATTGTACTGGAGtggacataaaaaacaaaacaattaatagCAATCATCAGTCAGCCAATGGCCACGCTTACACAACCTGGGCTGACGAAAGAAGTGGGACTGAAACAGTGATAAACAATACTACCGACGACAGCATATTGCCGAAACAGAAATCAACAAAAGGGGAGGTTGAATCAGCATTGACCAGTGAATCAGAGACAGAACCTTCGTCCTTAGAGAAAATAGCTACACGTGGCGCTGAAGGCACTGATCACCAAAACCAGCCAACTGTAGCTGAAAGACAGTACAATACCATTCTTGATTCCAGCATCCCCGTCCGACCCTCGACGCTAGACATCCCTCCAGCCACTGGCCTTCAGACACACACTGACATCCTCGcccctccttgtcctctctcaTTACCTGACTCTAGTAACTCTACCGCTGACCTTTATATAAAAACgaatcctccttcctctactGGTCAACCCACTATGGATAAAATTGCAAATCCAGCGAATTGCCAACCATCGTATGATAACTATAAGCGTGATTCATTGGCCCACGAAGCAGGACACATCAAACCGAAGCCGAAACCCAGTAGTAAAATATCTCAACAAAGTGACTCTCGCCAAAGCATTGATCTGAAGCAACACATCGCGTCCCTGAATAAAGTCTCTTCGAAGTTAATGAACAAAGTCAAAGATCGACGCTCCGAGCAACCCGACTACAGGGCTTCTCTGTCAACTACCCTGAAGGTCGCTCTTACGCAGGCTGTGGCGCCATCGCCTGCTGGGATCGAAAGGCCCGGACTCAAAAAGGGGAAAAGTAAAGTCGAGCAAAAACGCCGTCGGCCGAAGACCAAGAAACAAGATCCTCAGACCGAGACTCCCTCCGCCAGAGTTTCTCCAGAACTTCAGAGTGAAAGTTCCTCTTCCGTGATTTCTCCTGAACCACCTGGCTTCACTTACGATGAAATATCCCAAGAAATCGGTGGAATGACATCACCTGTTGACTCCACGACTGGGTACGAGCTGGACACGCTGTCTCCAAGTTCTGAGGAGCCTGTAACGCTAGGTTCTTTCTCCTCGGATGAACTCGAGTCACCATCTCCTCCAGAGTCACCAACACCCGAAGTCCCTGTTGTAACAGGTACGAAAACTTGTAGCGCCTTACCTGTTGACTCTACAATACCCCGTAAAGCGGCTGCGAAAACAGGGTCAGTTATACCTATGGCAAAGATGGACGAACCCGAGATACTGAATCTGGATAAGCAAATCATAATCCCTAAGAACACGGAGTCAGAACTAAGAACGCCTGTCCCCAATGCAACAAAATCATCTCTCCTGGTTTCTGACCCTACCCGCCCTGCCGTCAAAACCACCCCAAGCATCGGAGGGCGAGCAGTCGTGACAGATCATAAGCCAATTTCTTCAGATACTTACACATCGCCAGCAAGTCCTGCCTCCGAGAGAGTTCCTGAGAACTCCACAGACTCGCCTGCATGGCAACGCCGCAAGACTTTCATGACATATGAAAGCGAATCTAGTGTCAAAGAGGATCCTCAAAAGCGTTGGAATGAAGCTGCCATCCTTCAGCTCAAGACGAAAAACATGGTTCTAAGGCACTGCACTAACTCCATCTTCCCACTGCCTCtaacaaggggaaggagagacacagCGAGGAAGCTCTGGACACAAGCCGCTAAGCCAGCTGTCGTTAAGGAGCCCCCGAAACCTGCCGTAGTTCAACCCAAACTGACGCAGGGCGAGGAGTCTCCTCATGGGAAAAGACGTTCAAGCTTACTTGGTGAGCGGCGGGACAGCTCCCACAAAGTCCGACGGAAGCAAAGCAATGGGAAGAAACCTTTAGAGGATCTAACAGTACATCTGATTAGCAAGAGTAATGCAGATAATCAAAGACCTCCATGTAGCAAACAAAGCAGTTTTGAGGATCTGCCACCTCTACCTCCATGCAGTGAACAAAATGGGCCACGACAAAGCCTCCCACACAGCAGACGCGAGAGCAGAGAAAAGAACCTCCGTTCGAGACAGGGTAGTGTGGCTGAATTTTACAAAGGTAGCAGAAGATCTAGCAGAGAGAGACGAAGTTCATCCCGTCTGAACAGTCGCCGCGGCAGTGTAGACAGAACCCATGTCGGAAGTCGACGAGGAACAAAAGCAAGCTTTACCGAAAATCTACTCAGAAAATGTCTCGAAGTCGCCTTAGACAAGTGTGagctggaggagatggaggtgactGACGAAGTGCCAAGGGAGAAAGGCCCGAGATACCACGACAGCCTCGACAAATCCCTCAGCCGAGCCGTTGTGCGAAATAACATCGAGAAGGTCCGGGAGCTTCTCGAGCACGGAGCTAACCCGAACATCAGCACAGGTCACGTCCCCGCGCTCCTGCGTGCGGCCAGAGACGGGGCGCTGTATGTGGTGCAAGCCCTACTCAGGGCTGGGGCAGACGTGGACGCCCGGTCTGAGCAGGGAAACAGCGCCTTGCATGAAGCAGCTCGCGTTGGCCATAACGAGGTGGTCATCTGCCTCGTGTACAGCAACGCCCATGTCGATGCCATCAATCGGAACGGCGTCACGCCACTGCAGACGGCTCTTTCTTACGGCCAGGTAGAGGTGGTTCAGACCCTCATACGATTCAACGCTGACGTTTACCTAAAGAACAAAGTCGGCGAATCTGCTCTGACGATTGCTGAACATCTAGGTTATGTTGGACTTACTGGAAGCCCTGCAGAATTGAGGAGGTCCTCAGGGCCAGGTACATGCGCACCAGTGGTTCAAATGGAAGTCCCTGTCTCGGTGCAGCTCATACTTGGACTGGAGGAGGGATGCCCCCTCACTGTAGAAAACTGCCTCTCTCAAGGCGCTAGCTGCAATACTCTCGTTCCTCTTGCTCTCCACTGGCCTGCGTATGCGACTGTACTTCACCGCGCAGCCCATCACGGAGACGACCTCATAGCACGGCTCCTGCTTCAGTCAGGGGCAGATGTTAACGCTAGAGATGTGGTTGGTAACACGCCCCTGCATGCGGCTGCTCAGGCGGGCCACAACAGGGTGGTGAAGTTACTGCTGGCCCACGGCGCAGATCTGGAGGCAACGTCTCGCTCGGGCATGACGCCGCTCCACCGGGCGGCGTCGAAGGGGAAGGAGCTCACCTGCAACCTCCTGATGCGCCGAGGAGCGAACACCCAGGCCGAAGACAGCGAGGGCCGCACTCCGGCGGACTGGGCCACAAGGCGCGGTTTTAAGTCCGTCGCCCGCAAGCTGGGTCACCGCCGGAGGAGCAGCTCAGGACTGATGGAGGAGCAGCAGCACAAAGCCTACATCAAGTACCTGGACGAGTTATACAAAGCCACGCAGTTGGAGTCGTCTCGAGCCTCTCCCTCGCCCGAACCCGCACCCGCATGA
- the LOC113808533 gene encoding ribonuclease H1 encodes MPFYAVARGHSPGVYTSWPDAQAQINGYTAARYKKFDTKDEAEEFVKENALNKPVVDRREKASGDSQVEGKRKRDDDEEEEEEGQGEKKLHVDEGEKKTEDGLSLDDEGYLVVYSVGVCEFHGKSGQKSGCGVFFAEDHERNVSVPLKGKASNNAADIQAATHALITAKAAGYDKVAVHTDSQFMINCMTSWLKNWKKKDWKKSDGESVKNKEELIELDKATEGLAVKWIHVKAKSGIVGNDEARKLAKVGAKQYEADA; translated from the exons GCCTGATGCCCAAGCCCAGATTAATGGCTATACGGCAGCTCGGTACAAGAAGTTTGATACCAAAGATGAAGCTGAAGAATTTGTCAAGGAAAATGCTCTCAACAAGCCAGTGGTAGACCGCCGCGAGAAGGCATCAGGGGATTCCCAAGTTG aagggaaaagaaaacgagatgatgatgaggaagaagaagaagaaggccaaggaGAGAAGAAACTGCATGTggatgaaggagaaaagaaaaccgaGGATGGCTTATCTTTAGATGATGAAGGTTACCTTGTTGTTTATTCTGTTGGGGTGTGCGAGTTCCATGGAAAAAGCGGACAGAAATCTGGCTGTGGTGTCTTCTTTGCAGAGGATCACGAAAG GAATGTGTCTGTGCCTTTGAAGGGGAAAGCCTCCAACAACGCAGCAGACATTCAGGCAGCCACTCATGCACTTATTACTGCTAAAGCTGCTG GTTATGACAAGGTGGCAGTCCACACTGACTCACAGTTCATGATCAACTGCATGACCTCATGGCTGAAGAACTGGAAGAAGAAGGACTGGAAGAAGAGTGATGGAGAGTCCgtgaagaacaaggaagaactgATTGAACTGGATAAGGCTACAGAAGGACTCGCTGTGAAATGG ATCCACGTGAAGGCAAAATCAGGAATTGTCGGTAATGATGAGGCTAGGAAGCTGGCCAAGGTTGGCGCTAAGCAGTACGAAGCTGATGCCTAA